One window from the genome of Jeotgalibaca sp. MA1X17-3 encodes:
- a CDS encoding phage tail tape measure protein yields MALRKAGISLTIEGQAAYKAGITDINREMRLLAQESKLAVAQLGTQASRQATYTNEMDNYSKRIEAATGKTKVLASRQKELPGIQNQLSKSLKTTNAAYQDSANKTERLKNNYEQMSQALGRNHEATQEAKKAYQDSKAETKLLGDEVKSLEKSFASTDKELKNIPFSLNQAELASQKLRNEAQKLHEEYRNAGGRLADTADKYRTLGDTLTRTGDVMKGVGSFATKFLTVPLLLGGTAAIKASIDFESAFAGVKKTVDEVYDSNGKLVISYADLSQGIRDMAKKLPATTTEISAVAESAGQLGIQTENVLTFSKTMIDLGESTNMGATEAATALARFANITGLSQDKFSNLGSAIVDLGNNFATTEGEIVAMALRLAGAGSQIGLSESDILGLSTALSSVGIEAEAGGSAFSKVMVNMQLAASQGGQDLEDFANIAGMSAADFKTAFETDAVGAIGAFVQGLGKAEEKGTTAIELLDEMGIKEVRLRDALLRAGNASELFADAVGTSSRAFEENTALTEEASKRYETTESKLRILKNQVTDTAIEFGGPLVDALRDGLTAAQPLIEGAGDLARRFSEMDEESQQAVIKLGLFALAGGPVLSMLGNITGGLGTASQGVGSLVQWIGKMTTPKLIGDTSTVFSTIATGATTSSTQVGTLTSVIGGLPVVLGIAGAALLGYTAWKVWGEDAWNSAQRTKEWGTDVGETVGNTLNEIKGFSDSATGQFNLMAQGVSGNTEEMSANFASMGEVIESSLKDRISKLDELIEGLPDTVKTSLAKILEEDKKQAESSLAIVEENNARIAEIRENASTHNRELSILEASIIKNINQESSEAYINTLKISQQEKQTILDAMNGDVEKSSQEEARIWAQNLGKQRAEQKNHYAEQKKDYLDALKELGYSDEALNEHEKMWDKANKATTDGIDQQLATIAEKYPELLEEVFFANGQLVDASSETAKEMLSSNQKIVEGARSLSGEIAAAAERNAEKLKWMGDEATHAGQTWNNIILDPKTGEVKSNVREVIIEAGKDSAKWNEMRFQLQNADLDSNAKRMIGEAAIANGWWDGMSWEDKEAVLQDEFSTTMYKALEETGKWDELSLPEKNAFLYSNTPEVMAQTMLDLGLWDEYQAEIKDFDADNFEILNAISQSETALAEYNQLPPELKKLLAEDPSTLTFNESQKALEDYNKVGPDLKKLLGENQNVVSKISTVEGRISNYNQNVHPGPKHLHATSDVETVVGNARNSLDGINGKIVSTYVDTYHRSFMDNIVSGAAPIGYSAGTNFHRGGDMMVNDQKGPLFEELVSFPDGRSFIPKGRNVLIPDAPRGAKVLKASLTKKQIPRYAGGVGYGNQNEFASPIKLILEINNPVIREEQDIAKLVNAVEDKLTLNTKLNHLFNKGKEGTYA; encoded by the coding sequence ATGGCATTAAGAAAAGCAGGAATTAGCTTAACGATTGAAGGACAAGCGGCTTATAAGGCGGGCATTACCGATATCAATCGTGAGATGCGTTTGTTAGCACAAGAATCGAAATTGGCAGTCGCTCAATTAGGCACACAGGCTAGTCGCCAAGCAACGTACACAAATGAGATGGATAATTATTCAAAGCGAATCGAAGCGGCAACAGGTAAAACAAAAGTATTGGCCAGTCGTCAAAAAGAATTACCAGGGATTCAAAATCAGTTGAGTAAAAGTTTAAAGACAACCAATGCGGCTTATCAAGATTCTGCCAATAAAACGGAACGTTTAAAGAATAATTACGAACAAATGAGCCAAGCATTAGGACGGAATCACGAAGCAACTCAGGAGGCTAAAAAAGCCTATCAAGATTCGAAGGCTGAAACAAAGCTACTTGGTGATGAAGTAAAATCTTTAGAGAAGTCATTTGCTTCTACAGACAAAGAATTAAAAAATATTCCTTTTTCGCTGAATCAAGCGGAACTAGCAAGTCAAAAATTACGGAATGAAGCGCAAAAGCTACATGAAGAATACAGGAATGCGGGTGGACGATTAGCGGACACTGCAGATAAGTATAGGACCCTTGGCGACACTTTAACACGTACCGGAGATGTCATGAAGGGTGTAGGTTCTTTTGCAACCAAGTTCTTAACCGTTCCTTTGCTTTTAGGAGGAACTGCCGCAATAAAAGCTTCCATTGATTTTGAGAGTGCATTTGCTGGGGTAAAGAAAACAGTTGATGAAGTATATGATAGCAACGGTAAATTAGTTATTTCTTATGCAGATTTATCTCAAGGAATTCGTGATATGGCTAAAAAATTGCCGGCAACGACTACAGAAATATCAGCAGTAGCTGAATCTGCTGGTCAATTAGGAATACAAACGGAAAATGTCTTAACCTTTTCTAAAACCATGATTGATTTAGGAGAATCCACGAATATGGGCGCGACTGAAGCAGCAACTGCTTTAGCTCGTTTCGCAAACATAACCGGACTCAGTCAAGACAAATTTTCTAATTTAGGTTCTGCTATCGTTGATTTAGGGAATAACTTTGCTACTACAGAAGGTGAAATTGTAGCAATGGCGTTACGATTAGCTGGTGCAGGTTCACAAATTGGATTAAGTGAATCAGATATTTTGGGTCTTTCAACAGCATTAAGTTCTGTTGGAATAGAAGCTGAAGCTGGAGGTTCTGCTTTTAGTAAAGTGATGGTGAACATGCAATTAGCCGCTTCTCAAGGTGGCCAAGATTTAGAAGATTTTGCAAACATTGCAGGGATGAGTGCAGCAGATTTCAAAACTGCTTTCGAAACGGATGCAGTTGGTGCCATTGGTGCTTTTGTTCAAGGATTAGGAAAAGCGGAAGAAAAAGGAACAACCGCTATTGAATTATTAGATGAAATGGGTATTAAGGAAGTACGTTTACGCGATGCTTTGCTTCGTGCAGGGAACGCTAGCGAATTGTTTGCAGATGCTGTAGGAACATCTAGTAGAGCATTTGAAGAAAATACAGCTCTAACAGAAGAAGCAAGCAAGCGATATGAAACGACTGAATCTAAATTAAGAATCCTAAAAAACCAAGTAACAGATACAGCCATTGAATTTGGTGGACCTTTAGTTGATGCTTTACGAGATGGATTAACGGCGGCACAACCTCTTATTGAAGGTGCTGGAGATCTAGCAAGAAGGTTCTCTGAAATGGATGAAGAATCTCAACAAGCGGTTATTAAGTTGGGGTTATTTGCATTGGCAGGTGGACCTGTTCTTTCCATGTTGGGAAATATAACGGGTGGTTTAGGAACAGCAAGTCAAGGAGTAGGATCTCTTGTTCAATGGATTGGGAAAATGACTACTCCTAAACTAATAGGAGATACCAGTACAGTGTTTAGTACCATTGCAACTGGTGCAACAACTTCTTCTACACAAGTAGGTACATTGACATCAGTCATTGGTGGGTTGCCTGTGGTGCTAGGTATTGCAGGAGCCGCATTACTTGGGTATACTGCTTGGAAAGTTTGGGGAGAAGATGCTTGGAACTCTGCTCAACGTACGAAAGAATGGGGTACAGATGTTGGCGAAACAGTAGGTAATACACTAAATGAAATTAAAGGATTTAGTGATTCCGCTACCGGTCAATTTAATCTCATGGCACAAGGGGTAAGTGGAAACACGGAAGAAATGTCTGCGAATTTTGCCAGTATGGGAGAAGTTATCGAAAGTAGCTTAAAGGATCGTATCTCTAAACTGGATGAATTAATTGAAGGGCTACCGGATACGGTAAAAACATCATTGGCTAAGATTCTAGAGGAAGATAAGAAGCAAGCAGAATCTTCCTTAGCAATCGTAGAAGAGAATAACGCTCGAATAGCTGAGATAAGAGAAAATGCATCAACTCATAATCGAGAGCTAAGTATTTTAGAGGCATCTATCATTAAAAATATTAATCAAGAATCATCCGAAGCGTATATAAACACCTTAAAAATATCTCAACAAGAAAAGCAAACTATACTGGATGCGATGAATGGCGATGTTGAAAAATCCTCTCAAGAAGAAGCTCGTATTTGGGCACAGAACTTAGGAAAGCAAAGAGCAGAACAAAAAAATCATTATGCAGAACAAAAGAAAGATTACTTAGATGCATTGAAGGAGTTAGGCTATAGCGATGAAGCTTTAAATGAACATGAAAAAATGTGGGACAAAGCAAACAAAGCTACAACGGATGGTATTGACCAACAACTTGCTACTATTGCAGAAAAGTATCCAGAGTTATTAGAGGAAGTTTTCTTTGCAAATGGACAATTAGTGGACGCATCATCAGAGACCGCTAAAGAAATGCTATCTAGTAATCAGAAGATAGTTGAAGGTGCACGTTCCCTTTCAGGAGAAATAGCAGCTGCAGCAGAACGTAATGCAGAAAAGCTGAAATGGATGGGCGACGAAGCCACTCATGCGGGTCAAACATGGAATAATATTATTTTGGATCCTAAAACAGGTGAAGTAAAAAGTAATGTTAGAGAAGTAATTATTGAAGCAGGTAAGGATTCTGCAAAATGGAATGAAATGAGATTCCAACTACAAAATGCTGACCTTGACTCCAACGCAAAACGAATGATAGGGGAAGCTGCCATTGCCAATGGTTGGTGGGATGGGATGTCTTGGGAAGATAAAGAAGCAGTCCTACAAGATGAATTTTCTACAACCATGTATAAAGCTTTAGAAGAAACAGGTAAATGGGACGAATTAAGCCTCCCTGAAAAGAATGCCTTCTTGTACTCTAATACTCCTGAAGTGATGGCTCAAACCATGCTCGATTTAGGGTTGTGGGACGAGTACCAAGCAGAAATAAAAGACTTTGATGCAGACAACTTTGAAATACTAAACGCTATTTCTCAATCAGAAACTGCGTTAGCTGAATACAATCAACTACCACCAGAATTGAAAAAACTGTTAGCAGAAGATCCTTCTACTCTAACGTTTAATGAATCTCAAAAGGCGTTAGAAGATTACAACAAAGTAGGCCCAGACTTAAAGAAACTTCTTGGTGAAAATCAAAATGTTGTATCAAAAATTAGTACGGTTGAAGGAAGGATCAGTAATTACAATCAGAACGTTCATCCTGGTCCGAAACATCTACATGCAACGAGTGATGTTGAAACTGTTGTAGGAAACGCTCGAAATTCGCTAGATGGCATTAACGGGAAAATTGTAAGTACTTATGTAGATACGTACCATCGTTCCTTTATGGATAATATCGTCAGTGGTGCTGCTCCTATCGGGTACTCTGCTGGTACTAATTTTCATCGAGGCGGGGATATGATGGTGAATGACCAAAAAGGACCGCTGTTTGAAGAGTTAGTTTCTTTTCCAGATGGTAGGTCATTTATTCCTAAGGGACGAAACGTGCTCATCCCTGACGCTCCCAGAGGGGCAAAAGTATTGAAAGCTTCTTTAACAAAAAAACAAATTCCAAGATATGCAGGTGGAGTTGGGTATGGGAATCAAAATGAGTTTGCAAGTCCTATAAAACTTATATTAGAAATAAACAATCCAGTTATTCGCGAAGAACAAGATATTGCAAAATTAGTCAATGCAGTTGAAGATAAATTAACACTTAATACAAAGCTCAACCATTTATTTAACAAAGGAAAGGAAGGGACCTATGCCTAA
- a CDS encoding head-tail connector protein produces the protein MVEDTKREINDDLSDLKAYLHIVSSEDDTNLKSLLNTAHATLKRWCGLFDLENEEGKQLVFDYVRYMHAGASEYFYKNFQTQIISFGFSLMEVPVDDAIPKTE, from the coding sequence ATGGTAGAAGATACCAAAAGGGAAATAAATGACGATTTAAGCGATTTAAAAGCATACCTTCACATTGTATCAAGTGAGGATGATACTAACCTAAAATCATTACTAAATACAGCTCATGCTACCTTAAAAAGGTGGTGTGGGTTGTTTGATTTAGAGAATGAAGAAGGCAAGCAGCTTGTTTTTGATTATGTGCGCTATATGCACGCAGGTGCCAGTGAGTATTTTTATAAGAACTTCCAAACACAAATTATCAGTTTTGGTTTTAGCTTGATGGAGGTGCCTGTGGATGATGCGATTCCTAAAACCGAATGA
- a CDS encoding phage major capsid protein, producing the protein MPLKITDTTKNARIAFNNISAQDDATPEQVNAALENFVTAVSAEKWNQVLAEHEELKDVSDNSILQARGIHVLTAKETQFYNEAEKAGGFDKDLVWPETILERVFEDIQADRPLLKIINFAPSSAKTKIIRGRRKGVAVWGPLHKDLEGQLDAEFGASEFTQLALTAFFLISNDTLDLGPRWVDRFVRLCLQEAIAEAWEKVIIAGDGDDKPIGLLKDLDGSVTLGVYPDKASAGTLTFADSATMVKELAGVMTRAAKYKYKINKEDAGTDEYRKVNGKLYLIVNPVNYYEIVARVTTQNANGAFVTNLPFISQDRIIESLDVPANKLIAFVEGEYDASQSRAEKVYVYKETFAMKRATLYAVDLLGNGRPANNDAAQVYDIAIPTDVVGG; encoded by the coding sequence ATGCCATTAAAAATTACTGATACAACAAAGAATGCAAGAATTGCTTTTAACAATATTTCTGCTCAAGATGACGCTACTCCAGAACAGGTAAATGCAGCACTAGAGAATTTTGTTACAGCCGTTTCAGCAGAAAAATGGAATCAAGTCCTTGCTGAACATGAGGAGCTTAAAGACGTGAGTGACAACTCTATTTTACAAGCGCGTGGGATTCATGTTCTCACTGCAAAAGAAACACAATTCTACAATGAAGCGGAAAAGGCAGGCGGATTTGACAAAGACCTCGTATGGCCTGAAACCATTTTAGAACGTGTATTTGAAGACATTCAAGCGGATCGTCCACTATTGAAAATTATTAATTTTGCACCATCTAGTGCGAAAACAAAAATTATTCGTGGTCGTCGTAAAGGAGTAGCCGTTTGGGGTCCGCTTCATAAAGATTTAGAAGGACAATTGGATGCAGAGTTTGGAGCATCTGAATTTACTCAACTTGCTCTAACTGCTTTCTTCTTGATTTCCAATGACACATTGGACTTAGGACCACGTTGGGTAGACCGATTTGTACGTCTTTGCTTACAAGAAGCAATTGCTGAAGCATGGGAAAAAGTAATCATTGCGGGTGACGGAGATGATAAGCCAATTGGTTTATTGAAAGATTTAGATGGATCCGTTACGTTGGGAGTTTATCCAGACAAAGCTTCTGCTGGAACCTTAACGTTTGCAGATTCTGCAACAATGGTAAAAGAGTTAGCTGGAGTAATGACTCGTGCTGCTAAATATAAATACAAAATTAATAAAGAAGATGCAGGAACAGATGAATATCGTAAGGTAAACGGAAAACTTTACTTAATTGTGAATCCAGTAAACTACTATGAGATTGTAGCCCGTGTGACTACTCAAAATGCGAATGGTGCTTTTGTTACCAATCTACCATTTATCTCTCAAGATCGAATTATTGAATCGTTAGATGTTCCAGCTAACAAGTTGATTGCTTTTGTCGAAGGAGAATATGACGCAAGTCAGTCTCGTGCAGAAAAAGTATATGTATATAAAGAAACATTCGCGATGAAGCGTGCAACTCTATATGCAGTAGATTTACTTGGAAATGGTCGTCCTGCTAACAATGATGCTGCTCAAGTTTACGATATCGCGATTCCTACTGATGTTGTTGGTGGTTAA
- a CDS encoding phage portal protein, translated as MIEDFENVHLKQSALDTVLGRVVASANLVDFRTSDDELSYLLNVAPNDNDNAKDFRAKLLRQLICDGEVVVVQINNKWYIADNFTVDEKVLAEKRYSSIFVDGLELHKTFHSSEVYHFKYYNSNLSKLMKQLDNSYAKLFSRLIDVQMRQNQLRIYTKFKGINNPDGHKDEMKKYKSYLESLSSALKNNSVVVSPRNDAYDLEEKSDNYLGRSVDEIQKLENIYLAKVANALQLSPLLFTGDLADVEQHEKNAIKYAIRPLFEVLTTEINKKYFGRVHESDLIANVTPLTYNNVFEMAKDIEKIVGSSVFTPDDVLEMLGRKRTGLPEMERHYLTKNIEALDERGGENEHAKNE; from the coding sequence TTGATTGAAGATTTTGAAAATGTTCATCTCAAACAGTCAGCATTAGATACTGTTTTGGGTCGAGTAGTAGCAAGTGCAAACCTAGTTGACTTTCGGACAAGTGATGATGAATTATCTTATTTATTAAACGTAGCACCTAACGATAACGATAACGCAAAAGACTTCCGCGCGAAACTGTTGAGACAACTTATCTGTGATGGTGAAGTAGTAGTTGTCCAAATTAATAATAAGTGGTACATCGCTGATAATTTTACGGTAGATGAAAAAGTGTTGGCAGAAAAACGTTACTCTTCGATTTTTGTCGATGGACTGGAACTACATAAAACATTTCATTCTAGTGAGGTATATCATTTCAAATACTACAATAGCAACTTAAGCAAACTTATGAAGCAGCTAGACAACTCCTATGCTAAATTATTCAGCCGTTTGATTGATGTACAGATGCGACAAAACCAACTACGGATTTATACAAAATTCAAAGGGATTAATAATCCTGATGGTCATAAAGATGAAATGAAAAAATATAAATCCTATTTAGAAAGTTTATCAAGTGCTTTAAAAAATAATTCGGTAGTCGTATCTCCAAGAAATGATGCGTATGACTTAGAAGAAAAGTCTGATAATTATTTAGGTCGTTCTGTAGATGAAATCCAAAAACTAGAAAATATTTATTTAGCGAAGGTAGCAAACGCATTGCAGTTGTCGCCTCTTTTATTTACAGGAGATTTAGCAGATGTGGAGCAACATGAAAAGAATGCAATTAAGTACGCGATTCGTCCTTTATTCGAAGTCCTTACAACGGAGATCAACAAGAAATATTTTGGTCGTGTCCATGAGTCTGATTTGATTGCGAACGTCACTCCACTTACGTATAACAATGTATTTGAGATGGCAAAAGATATTGAGAAGATTGTGGGTAGTTCTGTCTTTACACCAGATGATGTATTGGAAATGCTTGGTCGCAAGAGAACGGGTCTTCCAGAAATGGAACGACATTACCTAACGAAAAACATCGAAGCGTTAGACGAGAGAGGGGGTGAAAATGAACATGCCAAAAATGAATAA
- a CDS encoding terminase TerL endonuclease subunit codes for MISQKYVDEYISQYRDDKIVLNEERILLIKWIEEKIYPRDDMWFNDEMIEDCISFIEKWFFTLEPFQKFLIAFVFLFYKGKKKVVFNKHFWTLARGAGKNGLASALSAYFISPRHKVKGYNVGIVATSEDQATTSVEEVFNVVDDNKPLQKFFKHNVSKITSRSNRNWFKYYTSNAKTKDGARLGCIFFDEIHEYTTNDIIEVFTSGFGKRPYSRRFFIGTTGFVRDGVYDDLLRRSMDILTGKIDDLSFFPFVCKLDDIKEVDDSKLWEKANPMFHQPMSEYAEILFDEVESDYKDLPYGGDKIKFVVKRMNYSDIDSQNDVANKKDILRANKHLPDLKGWKAIASLDFASNKDFVAAGLLFRDNDKYYWKTHSWVCQTFLDNYQLEAPIEEWSKPDFETKRGPLLTIVDDVDINIQLIVDYYVSMRQIYDFDTIIIDNYRKDIVQKALEDVGFTVIVVYKSKAIAAGIGIRIQSLFSRQLLSWGMNPLMNWYTNNVWVDRDQYENLVFKKKERVRRKIDGFMAFMLAVWKSDDLLESGPSSFDFDDSWIF; via the coding sequence ATGATCAGCCAAAAATATGTGGATGAATATATCTCTCAATATCGTGATGATAAAATTGTGCTCAACGAAGAGAGAATTTTACTGATTAAGTGGATTGAAGAAAAAATATATCCACGAGATGATATGTGGTTCAACGATGAAATGATTGAAGATTGCATCAGCTTCATAGAAAAATGGTTTTTTACATTAGAGCCGTTTCAAAAATTCTTGATTGCTTTTGTATTTCTATTTTATAAAGGGAAAAAGAAAGTCGTCTTTAATAAACACTTTTGGACGCTTGCTCGTGGTGCTGGTAAAAATGGACTTGCTTCTGCATTGAGTGCCTACTTCATCAGTCCACGGCATAAAGTAAAAGGATATAACGTTGGGATTGTGGCTACTTCTGAAGACCAAGCAACTACTTCGGTAGAAGAAGTTTTTAACGTGGTAGATGATAACAAACCTTTGCAAAAGTTCTTTAAGCACAACGTTTCTAAAATTACTTCACGATCTAACCGAAATTGGTTTAAATACTATACCAGTAATGCAAAAACAAAAGATGGAGCCCGTTTGGGTTGCATCTTTTTTGACGAGATTCATGAGTACACTACAAATGATATTATCGAAGTGTTTACTTCTGGTTTTGGTAAGCGACCCTATAGCAGACGGTTCTTTATTGGAACGACTGGTTTCGTTCGTGATGGTGTATATGACGATTTACTTCGTCGCAGTATGGATATCCTAACAGGAAAGATTGATGATCTAAGCTTCTTTCCTTTTGTTTGTAAGTTAGACGATATAAAAGAAGTGGACGATTCTAAATTATGGGAAAAAGCGAATCCTATGTTCCATCAGCCTATGAGTGAATATGCAGAAATCCTTTTTGATGAAGTAGAGTCCGATTATAAAGATTTACCATATGGTGGCGACAAGATTAAGTTCGTTGTCAAAAGGATGAACTATTCAGATATCGATTCACAAAATGATGTAGCCAATAAAAAGGATATTCTTCGAGCGAATAAACACTTACCTGATTTGAAAGGGTGGAAGGCTATTGCTTCGTTGGACTTTGCAAGTAACAAGGACTTTGTCGCAGCTGGATTGCTATTTCGGGATAACGATAAGTATTATTGGAAAACTCATTCGTGGGTATGCCAAACCTTTTTAGATAATTATCAACTAGAAGCACCTATTGAAGAATGGTCCAAGCCTGATTTTGAAACAAAAAGAGGTCCGTTACTTACAATTGTGGATGATGTCGATATAAATATTCAATTGATCGTTGATTACTACGTTTCCATGAGACAGATATATGACTTCGATACGATCATTATTGATAACTATCGAAAAGATATTGTTCAAAAAGCGTTAGAAGATGTTGGATTTACTGTAATAGTGGTATATAAATCAAAAGCTATTGCTGCAGGAATAGGAATTAGAATTCAGTCGTTGTTTAGTAGGCAGTTACTTTCCTGGGGAATGAACCCTTTGATGAATTGGTATACAAATAACGTTTGGGTAGATAGAGATCAATATGAAAACTTGGTATTTAAAAAGAAAGAACGAGTAAGAAGAAAAATAGATGGTTTTATGGCATTCATGTTAGCTGTTTGGAAAAGTGATGACTTATTAGAGTCGGGTCCATCGTCATTCGATTTTGATGACTCATGGATATTTTAA
- a CDS encoding P27 family phage terminase small subunit, with the protein MAEVSIKKLKEYLLANIDNSDLVEVDKVNRYCMLTSTMRKLRAKVNKDGVTITTVNASQEFTKAHPALDKMTAINTQLLNIEKSFRIVSPDTPSTPDNSLDDEELV; encoded by the coding sequence ATGGCGGAGGTGTCCATAAAAAAGTTAAAAGAGTACTTATTGGCTAATATTGATAATTCTGATTTAGTTGAAGTTGATAAGGTGAATCGCTACTGTATGTTGACTTCGACCATGAGAAAACTAAGAGCAAAAGTAAATAAAGACGGAGTGACCATCACAACAGTGAATGCTTCTCAAGAGTTTACAAAAGCACATCCTGCGCTGGATAAAATGACTGCAATCAATACGCAATTGCTTAATATTGAGAAGTCTTTTCGCATTGTTTCACCTGACACTCCCTCAACTCCTGATAACTCCCTCGATGATGAGGAGCTGGTGTAA